A genomic region of Nymphaea colorata isolate Beijing-Zhang1983 chromosome 2, ASM883128v2, whole genome shotgun sequence contains the following coding sequences:
- the LOC116248485 gene encoding protein MHF1 homolog has product MAEEDGDFQRDEPHPDDREDPVSGELRDRVRLAVIKIAESEAGKYGMEVSQPVVSCIADLAFKFTEQLAKDLELFMQHGGRKSVNMEDVIISAHRNEDLAATLRSFSKDLKEQEPQAEKKRKKAAKKDEKIVLD; this is encoded by the exons ATGGCAGAGGAAGATGGCGATTTCCAGAGGGACGAGCCGCATCCCGATGATCGCGAGGATCCCGTATCCGGGGAGCTAAGGGATCGAGTCCGCCTCGCCGTAATTAAGATCGCGGAGTCGGAAG CTGGGAAGTATGGAATGGAAGTGTCCCAGCCGGTCGTTTCATGCATCGCCGATCTGGCTTTCAAATTCACAG AACAATTGGCAAAGGATCTGGAATTGTTTATGCAGCATGGTGGCAGGAAATCTGTCAATATGGAAGATGTCATCATTTCAG CACATAGAAATGAGGATTTGGCTGCCACATTAAGGTCCTTCTCAAAGGATCTGAAAGAACAGGAACCTCAAGCTGAAAAGAAACGTAAGAAAGCTGCTAAGAAGGATGAGAAGATTGTCTTGGATTGA